A region of Gracilinanus agilis isolate LMUSP501 chromosome 3, AgileGrace, whole genome shotgun sequence DNA encodes the following proteins:
- the MARK4 gene encoding MAP/microtubule affinity-regulating kinase 4 codes for MLEHGRTGVFIRKVGIIILISKGPGDSGELMANLQTRSNSSVVFGVFMSAWYAAENLLLDAEANIKIADFGFSNEFTLGSKLDTFCGSPPYAAPELFQGKKYDGPEVDIWSLGVILYTLVSGSLPFDGHNLKELRERVLRGKYRVPFYMSTDCESILRRFLVLNPAKRCTLEQIMKDKWINIGYEGEELKPYTEPEEDFGDPKRIEVMVSMGYTREEIKEALTSQKYNEVTATYLLLGRKNEEGGDRGAPGLALARVRAPSEAANGPSKSSSSSQNKSQRSSSSTYHRQRRHSDFCGPSPAPLHPKRSPTSTGETELKEERLPGRKTSCSTAGGGSRGLPPASPMVSSAHNPNKAEIPERRKDGSGTPNNLPPSVMTRRNTYVCTERPGAERPSLLPNGKENSSGTPRVPPASPSSHSLAPPGGERSRLARGSTIRSTFHGGQVRDRRAGGGSGVQNGPPASPTLAHEATPLPTGRPRPTANLFSKLTSKLTRRVADQPERIGGPEVTGCHLPWDQEEATPRLLRFPWSVKLTSSRPPEALMAALRQATAAARCRCRQPQPFLLACLHGGAGGPEPLSHFEVEVCQLPRPGLRGVLFRRVAGTALAFRTLVTRISNDLEL; via the exons ATGTTGGAGCACGGTAGAACCGGTGTTTTCATccgtaaagtggggataataatactcatCTCCAAGGGCCCTGGGGACTCCGGGGAGCTAATGGCTAACTTGCAAACGCGGTCCAATTCCTCAGTagtatttggggttttcatgagTGCCTGGTAtgca GCAGAGAACCTGCTCCTGGACGCAGAGGCCAACATCAAAATCGCCGACTTCGGCTTCAGTAACGAGTTTACGCTGGGCTCCAAGTTGGACACTTTCTGCGGAAGCCCCCCGTACGCAGCCCCGGAGCTCTTCCAGGGCAAGAAGTACGATGGCCCCGAGGTGGACATCTGGAGCCTGGGGGTCATTCTCTACACACTGGTCAGCGGCTCCCTGCCCTTCGATGGCCATAACCTTAAG GAGCTCCGGGAGCGGGTCTTGAGGGGCAAGTACCGGGTCCCCTTCTATATGTCCACAGACTGTGAAAGTATCCTTCGCAGGTTCCTGGTACTGAACCCAGCCAAGCGGTGCACCCTTGAG CAAATCATGAAGGACAAATGGATCAACATCGGCTATGAGGGAGAAGAGCTAAAGCCCTACACCGAGCCTGAGGAGGACTTTGGAGACCCCAAACGCATTG aGGTGATGGTGAGCATGGGCTATACTCGGGAAGAGATCAAAGAGGCCTTGACGAGCCAGAAATACAATGAGGTCACAGCCACCTACCTCCTGCTGGGCAGGAAGAATGAG gAGGGTGGGGATAGGGGCGCCCCTGGGCTGGCCCTGGCTCGAGTTCGAGCACCTAGTGAGGCAGCCAATGGCCCCAGCAAAAGCTCCAGCTCCAGCCAGAACAAAAGTCAGAGGAGTTCTTCATCTACCTATCACCGGCAGCGCCGGCACAGCGACTTCT gTGGTCCATCCCCAGCACCCCTGCACCCCAAACGTAGCCCCACGAGTACCGGAGAGACTGAGCTGAAGGAAGAGCGGCTACCGGGCCGCAAGACCAGCTGTAGCACAGCTGGGGGTGGGAGCCGAGGCCTGCCCCCAGCTAGCCCCATGGTCAGCAGTGCCCACAATCCCAACAAAGCCGAGATCCCCGAGAGACGCAAAGACGGTTCAGGCACACCT AATAACCTCCCCCCCAGTGTGATGACGCGTCGGAACACGTATGTGTGTACAGAGCGTCCTGGGGCTGAGCGCCCCTCCCTGCTGCCCAATGGGAAGGAGAACAG CTCCGGCACTCCTCGGGTTCCTCCAGCCTCGCCCTCGAGCCACAGCCTGGCACCCCCAGGGGGTGAGCGGAGCCGTCTGGCTCGGGGCTCCACCATCCGCAGTACCTTCCACGGCGGGCAGGTGCGGGACCGGCGGGCAGGGGGTGGGAGCGGAGTCCAGAATGGGCCTCCCGCCTCCCCAACCCTGGCCCACGAGGCCACACCTCTGCCCACCGGGCGACCTCGACCCACAGCCAACCTCTTCAGCAAACTCACCTCCAAACTGACCCGCAG GGTCGCAGACCAACCTGAGAGAATCGGGGGACCTGAGGTCACAGG TTGCCATCTACCTTGGGATCAAGAGGAAGCCACCCCCCGGCTGCTCCGATTCCCCTGGAGTGTGAAGTTGACAAGCTCCCGCCCACCGGAGGCCCTGATGGCAGCCCTTCGCCAGGCCACTGCGGCCGCCCGATGCCGCTGCCGCCAGCCTCAGCCCTTCCTGCTGGCCTGCCTGCACGGTGGGGCCGGCGGGCCCGAGCCCCTGTCCCACTTCGAGGTGGAGGTGTGTCAGTTGCCCCGGCCAGGCCTCCGGGGCGTCCTCTTCCGCCGGGTGGCGGGCACTGCCCTGGCCTTCCGCACGCTGGTCACCCGCATCTCCAATGACCTGGAGCTCTGA